One window from the genome of Armatimonadota bacterium encodes:
- a CDS encoding enoyl-CoA hydratase/isomerase family protein translates to MLNVEEKAGWLKVALNRPEVRNAFDDSLIGSLTALFADLDPAIRAVLVTGEGPVFCAGGDLNWMRKAAGYTEEQNAQDALKLAGLFESIATSRAVVVTAVHGAAFGGGCGLVAAADVAVAAEGCKFSFSEVRLGLVPATISPFVIPKTGAGHARALFTTGEVFDSEKALRIGLVHDVCPLEELESQAKKKIADVLRNGPESVALCKKLAAEAPLGKEESSRLLARARAGAEGKEGVAAFLEKRPASFVQEVVD, encoded by the coding sequence ATGCTCAATGTCGAGGAGAAGGCAGGGTGGTTGAAGGTTGCTCTCAACCGGCCAGAGGTTCGCAATGCGTTTGATGACAGCCTGATCGGTTCGCTCACCGCTTTGTTCGCCGATTTGGATCCTGCCATCCGCGCCGTGTTGGTCACCGGCGAGGGCCCCGTTTTCTGTGCAGGGGGCGACCTCAATTGGATGCGCAAGGCTGCCGGTTACACCGAAGAGCAGAACGCTCAGGATGCCTTGAAACTGGCTGGCCTGTTCGAATCGATTGCGACTTCCCGGGCGGTTGTGGTGACGGCGGTCCACGGCGCGGCGTTCGGCGGTGGCTGCGGGCTTGTGGCGGCGGCCGACGTGGCCGTTGCCGCCGAAGGCTGCAAGTTCAGTTTCAGCGAGGTGCGGCTTGGTCTGGTGCCGGCAACCATATCCCCATTTGTGATCCCCAAAACCGGGGCCGGTCATGCGCGGGCCCTGTTCACTACGGGGGAGGTTTTCGACTCTGAGAAGGCGTTGAGAATCGGCCTCGTCCACGACGTTTGCCCGTTGGAAGAACTGGAATCGCAGGCAAAGAAGAAGATTGCCGACGTGCTGCGAAACGGGCCCGAATCGGTGGCCCTTTGCAAAAAACTCGCGGCAGAAGCGCCGCTGGGCAAGGAAGAATCGAGCCGGCTTTTGGCGCGCGCCCGCGCCGGGGCAGAAGGGAAGGAGGGCGTCGCCGCGTTTTTGGAAAAACGCCCCGCATCGTTTGTGCAGGAGGTTGTGGATTGA
- a CDS encoding ATP-grasp domain-containing protein, which yields MIKKVLVANRGEIAVRVFAACREMGVRTVAVYSEADAHSMHVAQADEAVPIGGSEPAQSYLNIAAVLDAAKTTGADAIHPGYGFLSERPEFAETCAVAGVTFIGPSASAMRKLGEKIDAKRLAVESGVPVTPGFFEPGATPEVLKEEATKIGYPVMLKASAGGGGRGMRVVRDPAEFDRECRLAMDEARKGFGSDAMMVEKLVERPRHIEVQVLADSHGNVACLFERECSLQRRHQKVLEESPSPVMTPDLWQRMQSACRKLVAAAGYTGAGTVEFMFDEPSGEFYFLEVNARLQVEHPVTEMVTGVDLVRQQIRIAQGDPLDLPEPLLAGDRSAIHGHAIEVRLIAEDPAKGFLPSIGTLLKVVPPIGNGIRFDGGYRSGDEVSRYYDSLLGKLIVHAADREAAVARLQQALCDTHIVGVKTNQSYLLDVVSAAQFQAGRFDTGFLGREFADWTPGGGFPAYLPDLMAAASSRPAMGQRGETREGSSAWGLGDRFRNARLD from the coding sequence TTGATCAAGAAGGTCTTGGTTGCCAACCGGGGCGAGATCGCCGTCCGGGTTTTTGCTGCATGCCGAGAAATGGGGGTTCGCACGGTTGCGGTCTACAGCGAAGCGGATGCCCATTCGATGCACGTTGCGCAGGCCGACGAGGCCGTCCCCATCGGGGGATCCGAGCCGGCGCAAAGTTACTTAAACATCGCGGCGGTTTTGGATGCGGCCAAGACGACGGGGGCGGACGCGATCCATCCCGGGTACGGATTTTTGAGCGAGAGACCGGAGTTTGCCGAGACTTGTGCCGTAGCGGGAGTCACATTCATCGGGCCCAGCGCGTCGGCAATGCGCAAACTCGGCGAGAAAATCGATGCCAAACGGCTGGCCGTGGAAAGCGGGGTCCCCGTCACCCCGGGCTTTTTTGAACCCGGAGCAACCCCCGAAGTACTGAAAGAAGAAGCTACCAAAATCGGTTACCCCGTGATGCTCAAAGCAAGCGCCGGAGGCGGCGGCAGGGGGATGAGGGTGGTTCGCGATCCGGCAGAATTCGACCGCGAATGCCGCCTCGCCATGGATGAAGCCCGGAAGGGGTTCGGTTCGGACGCGATGATGGTGGAGAAGCTGGTCGAACGGCCCCGCCACATCGAGGTGCAGGTGTTGGCCGACAGCCATGGAAACGTCGCCTGCCTGTTCGAGCGCGAATGCAGTCTCCAGCGCCGCCACCAAAAGGTTTTGGAAGAGTCGCCCAGCCCGGTCATGACCCCCGATCTTTGGCAGCGGATGCAATCGGCATGCCGGAAATTGGTTGCGGCCGCGGGATACACCGGAGCGGGGACTGTCGAATTCATGTTCGATGAACCCAGCGGCGAGTTTTACTTTTTGGAAGTGAATGCCCGCTTGCAGGTGGAGCATCCGGTGACGGAGATGGTTACGGGAGTTGACCTTGTCCGCCAGCAGATCCGGATTGCCCAGGGCGACCCCTTAGACTTGCCGGAGCCGTTGCTGGCCGGTGACCGGTCGGCAATCCATGGCCATGCCATCGAAGTCCGGCTGATTGCCGAGGATCCGGCGAAGGGCTTTTTGCCGAGCATCGGCACCCTTCTCAAAGTCGTGCCCCCAATTGGGAACGGGATCCGGTTTGATGGCGGTTACCGTAGCGGGGATGAGGTCAGCCGGTACTACGATTCGTTGCTGGGCAAGCTGATCGTCCATGCCGCGGATCGGGAAGCGGCGGTTGCGCGTCTCCAACAGGCCCTTTGCGACACGCATATTGTCGGGGTCAAGACGAACCAATCGTATTTGCTCGATGTGGTCTCCGCTGCCCAGTTTCAGGCGGGGAGGTTTGATACCGGCTTCTTAGGGAGGGAATTCGCCGATTGGACGCCAGGCGGTGGATTTCCGGCATATCTGCCTGATTTGATGGCGGCTGCTAGTTCTCGTCCGGCGATGGGGCAAAGAGGCGAAACCCGGGAGGGCTCATCGGCGTGGGGACTCGGTGACAGATTCCGCAATGCGAGGCTGGACTGA
- a CDS encoding uracil-DNA glycosylase — MDFDAVNRGIVACGKCPRLRDWCRSVALAKRRGFADWEYWGRPVPNFGDPAARGLIIGLAPAAHGANRTGRMFTGDRSGDWLYRALHRAGLANQPTAESADDGLALSRCLITATCHCAPPDNKPTHEEIANCRVWLESTWALQEWHAVLCLGGIAWSQVFKMLGARAPKFGHGVEASVEVAPGRSILILGSYHPSQQNTFTGRLTEPMLDDVVSRFAKVIQA; from the coding sequence ATGGATTTTGACGCAGTGAACCGGGGGATCGTTGCATGCGGGAAGTGCCCCCGCCTGCGGGATTGGTGCCGATCCGTTGCGCTGGCAAAGCGCCGAGGCTTTGCCGATTGGGAATATTGGGGCCGCCCCGTGCCCAACTTTGGGGATCCCGCCGCGCGTGGGTTGATTATCGGGCTCGCCCCTGCGGCGCACGGGGCCAACCGGACCGGGCGGATGTTCACCGGAGACCGGAGTGGCGACTGGCTCTACCGGGCGTTGCACCGGGCGGGATTGGCCAATCAGCCAACGGCGGAATCGGCGGATGATGGGTTGGCCTTGAGCCGGTGCCTCATCACCGCGACCTGCCACTGTGCCCCGCCGGACAACAAACCCACGCACGAAGAGATCGCCAACTGTCGGGTTTGGCTGGAATCAACCTGGGCGTTACAGGAATGGCACGCTGTTTTGTGCCTGGGCGGCATTGCCTGGTCCCAGGTTTTCAAGATGCTCGGCGCACGGGCGCCCAAGTTCGGGCATGGGGTTGAGGCATCGGTCGAGGTGGCACCCGGGCGATCCATCTTGATTCTCGGAAGCTACCACCCCAGCCAGCAGAACACGTTCACGGGGCGGCTCACCGAGCCGATGCTGGATGACGTTGTCAGTCGGTTTGCCAAAGTCATCCAGGCATGA
- a CDS encoding 16S rRNA (uracil(1498)-N(3))-methyltransferase, which yields MSRLRALPRAFVEIPGLDPSQPILIPELEMKKFRSVLRLGSGDQVLLLPGDGSAIRCRLDGKSAIPLETVHPSTESPLKITLALGLPKPDALEDSVRMASELGVAKFCLFPARRSVVKWEASKFEKKLERLRAISREACEVAYRMRLPEFETCTGLGDVLARYPGSVVLSESETAQAGFPELAGEAVLVVGPEGGWDPQESEMIKNPVTLGPRVLRVGTAVAAACTLALSGR from the coding sequence ATGTCCCGCCTGAGAGCCTTGCCGCGTGCCTTCGTCGAGATCCCTGGGCTAGACCCAAGCCAGCCCATCTTGATCCCTGAATTGGAGATGAAGAAGTTCCGGAGCGTTTTGCGGCTCGGTTCGGGCGACCAAGTTTTGCTGTTGCCCGGGGACGGTTCGGCCATCCGTTGCCGGCTCGACGGGAAATCGGCAATTCCGCTTGAAACCGTCCATCCGTCCACTGAGAGCCCGCTCAAGATCACATTGGCCCTTGGGCTGCCAAAGCCCGACGCGCTCGAGGATTCGGTCAGGATGGCCTCTGAGCTTGGCGTTGCCAAGTTCTGCCTGTTCCCCGCGCGTCGCAGCGTGGTCAAGTGGGAGGCATCCAAATTTGAGAAAAAGCTGGAGCGGCTTCGGGCGATCTCGCGGGAGGCGTGCGAAGTCGCCTACCGGATGCGGCTCCCCGAATTTGAAACCTGCACCGGTCTCGGCGATGTCTTGGCCCGGTATCCCGGATCGGTAGTGCTCAGCGAGTCCGAGACAGCCCAAGCGGGATTCCCAGAATTGGCAGGCGAGGCCGTCCTGGTGGTCGGCCCCGAAGGGGGGTGGGACCCGCAGGAATCAGAGATGATCAAGAACCCGGTCACTTTGGGGCCAAGGGTTTTGCGGGTCGGCACCGCGGTTGCCGCAGCCTGCACCTTGGCCCTCTCGGGCCGGTAG
- the rph gene encoding ribonuclease PH → MRSDGRANDQLRDVVLEAGFSKYAEGSCLIKMGDTHMHVTATVEENIPRWLKGTGSGWVTAEYSMLPRSGRDRNQRDAMRGGPNGRTMEIQRLIGRALRTVVDLERMGERTITIDCDALLADGGTRTASITAAYVACHQAVTWMLERKMIKRHLMKEPMAAVSVGVVRGVEMLDLCYEEDSTAQTDMNIVMTKSGKFIEIQGTAEAEPFGADALGRMLALGKKGVTELIALQEAALGL, encoded by the coding sequence ATGCGCAGCGATGGCCGGGCCAACGACCAGTTGAGGGACGTGGTCCTTGAAGCAGGATTTTCAAAATATGCCGAAGGCTCTTGCCTCATCAAGATGGGCGACACCCACATGCATGTGACCGCAACGGTCGAAGAGAACATCCCTCGCTGGCTCAAAGGCACGGGCAGCGGGTGGGTTACGGCCGAATATTCGATGCTCCCCCGGTCTGGCCGGGATCGCAACCAGCGCGATGCCATGAGGGGTGGCCCCAATGGCCGGACTATGGAGATTCAGCGTCTCATCGGCCGGGCGTTGCGAACCGTGGTGGACCTTGAACGCATGGGCGAGCGCACCATCACCATCGATTGCGATGCTTTGTTGGCCGACGGGGGAACCCGGACGGCTAGCATCACGGCTGCCTATGTCGCTTGCCACCAAGCCGTCACGTGGATGTTGGAACGGAAGATGATCAAGCGGCATCTGATGAAAGAACCCATGGCTGCGGTATCGGTCGGCGTTGTCCGGGGTGTCGAGATGCTCGACCTGTGCTACGAGGAAGATTCGACCGCCCAAACCGACATGAATATTGTGATGACGAAGTCGGGCAAATTCATCGAAATCCAGGGGACGGCCGAAGCCGAACCGTTCGGTGCTGATGCTTTGGGCCGGATGCTCGCCCTAGGCAAGAAGGGAGTCACCGAACTCATCGCTCTGCAAGAGGCCGCGCTGGGACTTTGA
- the rdgB gene encoding RdgB/HAM1 family non-canonical purine NTP pyrophosphatase has protein sequence MNLQTLVIATHNPKKAGEMMAILSARFPALVFKTLADYPGSPEPEETGETYAENAAIKAESAVVQTGEWCLADDAGLEIDALPGELGVWSKRFAGEETPFPDKMAIIMERMQGVPESQRGARFRCHIALARLGMPTLDFSAVCEGRIAFEPSGNGGFGYDPIFFLPELGCTMAELTADQKHSVSHRGKVLREFGDWLAGQI, from the coding sequence ATGAACTTGCAGACCCTTGTAATAGCCACCCACAACCCCAAAAAGGCGGGTGAGATGATGGCCATCCTTTCGGCCCGCTTTCCGGCATTGGTTTTCAAGACCCTAGCCGACTATCCCGGTTCGCCAGAACCCGAAGAAACGGGGGAGACCTATGCAGAGAATGCGGCGATCAAGGCCGAATCTGCGGTTGTGCAGACCGGGGAATGGTGCCTGGCCGACGACGCGGGACTGGAGATCGACGCGTTACCGGGCGAGCTCGGGGTGTGGAGCAAGCGGTTTGCCGGTGAAGAAACCCCTTTCCCAGACAAGATGGCGATCATTATGGAGCGGATGCAAGGCGTCCCGGAATCGCAACGGGGGGCAAGGTTCCGGTGCCATATCGCCCTTGCTCGGCTCGGGATGCCAACCCTGGATTTTTCAGCTGTTTGCGAGGGGCGGATTGCATTTGAACCCAGCGGGAACGGGGGGTTTGGCTACGACCCAATCTTCTTTCTTCCGGAACTCGGATGCACGATGGCCGAGTTGACGGCTGACCAGAAGCATTCCGTTTCCCACCGGGGGAAGGTCTTGAGGGAATTCGGCGACTGGCTTGCGGGGCAAATTTGA
- the prmA gene encoding 50S ribosomal protein L11 methyltransferase: MSEWIEVKAHLKAIPLDWSTWDEIFEEAGVNGTVQTDEPPTISGFVPPGSEESIAELESLLLKAGASSVTTSKVDEVDWAEAWKQFFIPRRVGERFMVVPSWTEHFKAEPGDLVITLDPGQAFGTGDHPTTRGCLQLIEKVGATGKDVADIGCGSGILSIGAGLLGAASLVAVDTEAVACESARENLMRNGVEGQVFQGEGFAPLPTNETYDIVLSNIISAALIGLAHEAARRVRPGGHWVISGVIDKNWPDVLDKAERCGFVLAEQFTEDGWIAATFARPSA, translated from the coding sequence ATGTCGGAATGGATCGAAGTCAAGGCCCATTTGAAAGCCATCCCGCTCGACTGGTCCACATGGGATGAGATTTTTGAAGAAGCCGGGGTCAACGGCACCGTACAAACCGACGAGCCCCCGACCATTTCCGGATTCGTCCCACCAGGTTCTGAAGAATCCATCGCCGAGTTGGAATCCCTGCTCCTCAAGGCTGGGGCTAGCAGCGTTACGACCAGCAAGGTCGACGAAGTGGATTGGGCGGAAGCCTGGAAGCAATTCTTTATCCCCCGTAGGGTTGGGGAACGGTTCATGGTCGTCCCCAGTTGGACGGAACATTTCAAGGCGGAGCCCGGCGACCTCGTGATCACGCTCGACCCGGGACAGGCCTTTGGAACCGGCGACCACCCGACGACAAGGGGTTGCCTGCAACTCATTGAGAAAGTCGGCGCGACGGGCAAAGATGTCGCCGACATCGGCTGCGGTAGCGGCATTCTCTCCATCGGGGCCGGGCTGCTCGGCGCCGCCTCGCTCGTTGCCGTGGACACCGAAGCCGTTGCCTGCGAAAGCGCGCGCGAAAACCTTATGAGGAACGGGGTGGAAGGGCAAGTCTTCCAAGGCGAAGGATTTGCCCCCCTTCCCACCAATGAAACTTACGACATCGTCCTGAGCAACATCATCTCGGCGGCCCTCATCGGCCTCGCCCACGAAGCGGCGCGCCGTGTGCGCCCCGGGGGGCATTGGGTTATCAGCGGAGTCATCGATAAGAATTGGCCAGACGTTTTGGACAAGGCCGAACGGTGCGGATTCGTGCTGGCGGAACAGTTCACGGAAGACGGTTGGATTGCGGCAACGTTTGCGCGCCCCTCCGCCTAA